One window from the genome of Jiangella alba encodes:
- the steA gene encoding putative cytokinetic ring protein SteA, producing MPALRRRKPDDLPGVSGVVRLDHRTKNLTKRLKAGEIAVIDHLDLDRVSAEALVACQAGAVVNVRPSVSGRYPNLGPDIIVRAGIPLVDDVGPDLFSAIKEGERVRVDGTTLYREGTGEAVGVGIRHDEESLAKLMSAAREGLSAQLEAFAANTMEYLKRERELLLDGVGVPEIRTDLDGRHVLIVVRGYDYKEDLVTLRPYIREYDPVLIGVDGGADALLEVGQKPDIIVGDMDSVSDDALASGAELIVHAYRDGRAPGLGRLERMGLSGVPFAATGTSEDIAMLLADDKGASLIVAVGTHATLVEFLDKGRSGMASTFLTRLRVGSKLVDAKGVSRLYHSSVPAWMLAVLVVAGITAVVAAMYSTPTGQAYLDIVGSWWDRFYFWVKGLF from the coding sequence ATGCCTGCACTACGCCGCCGCAAGCCCGATGACCTGCCCGGGGTCAGCGGCGTCGTGCGCCTCGATCACCGCACCAAGAACCTCACGAAACGGCTCAAAGCGGGCGAGATCGCCGTCATCGACCACCTCGATCTCGACCGCGTCTCCGCCGAGGCGCTCGTCGCCTGCCAGGCCGGCGCCGTCGTGAACGTCCGCCCGTCGGTCAGCGGCCGCTACCCCAACCTCGGCCCCGACATCATCGTCCGGGCCGGCATCCCGCTGGTCGACGACGTCGGCCCCGACCTCTTCAGCGCCATCAAAGAGGGCGAGCGGGTCCGCGTCGACGGCACCACGCTCTACCGCGAGGGCACCGGCGAGGCCGTCGGCGTCGGCATCCGGCACGACGAAGAGAGCCTCGCCAAGCTGATGAGCGCGGCCCGCGAGGGCCTGTCCGCGCAGCTCGAGGCGTTCGCCGCCAACACCATGGAGTACCTCAAGCGCGAGCGCGAGCTGCTCCTCGACGGCGTCGGCGTGCCCGAGATCCGCACCGACCTCGACGGCCGCCACGTCCTCATCGTCGTGCGCGGGTACGACTACAAGGAAGACCTCGTCACGCTGCGGCCGTACATCCGCGAGTACGACCCCGTCCTCATCGGCGTCGACGGCGGCGCCGACGCGCTGCTCGAGGTCGGGCAGAAGCCCGACATCATCGTCGGCGACATGGACTCCGTGTCCGACGACGCGCTGGCCAGCGGCGCCGAGCTGATCGTGCACGCCTACCGCGACGGCCGCGCGCCGGGGCTGGGGCGGCTCGAGCGCATGGGGCTGTCCGGCGTCCCGTTCGCGGCCACCGGCACCAGCGAGGACATCGCCATGCTGCTGGCCGACGACAAGGGCGCCAGCCTCATCGTGGCCGTCGGCACCCACGCCACCCTGGTCGAGTTCCTCGACAAGGGCCGCTCCGGCATGGCCAGCACCTTCCTCACCAGGCTGCGGGTGGGCAGCAAGCTGGTCGACGCCAAGGGCGTGAGCCGGCTCTACCACAGCAGCGTCCCGGCGTGGATGCTGGCCGTGCTCGTCGTCGCCGGCATCACCGCGGTCGTCGCCGCCATGTACTCCACCCCGACGGGCCAGGCCTATCTCGACATCGTGGGCTCGTGGTGGGACCGCTTCTATTTCTGGGTCAAGGGACTCTTCTGA
- a CDS encoding CTP synthase, whose amino-acid sequence MFVTGGVASSLGKGLTASSLGSLLTARGLRVTMQKLDPYLNVDPGTMNPFQHGEVFVTEDGAETDLDVGHYERFLDRDLTKSANVTTGQVYSDVIAKERRGEYLGDTVQVIPHITNEIKDRMISIGDGDVDVVIHEIGGTVGDIESLPFLEAARQVRHDVGRDRCFFLHVSLVPYLAPSGELKTKPTQHSVAALRQVGITPDAIVCRSDRPIPAGVKKKISLMCDVDAEAVVAAVDAPSIYDIPKVLHTEGLDAYVVKRLGLSFRDVDWTAWDELLRRVHHPRHDVTVALVGKYVDLPDAYLSVTEALRAGGFANDAKVHIRWVPSDECETPEGAAAQLGDVDGVVIPGGFGIRGIEGKIGAIRYAREHQLPTLGLCLGLQCMVIEYARSEAGLVQASSAEFDPDTPEPVIATMEDQKGIVAGQGDLGGTMRLGSYPAVLGEGTLARELYGASRVTERHRHRFEVNNEHRDRLVKAGLVVSGTSPDGTLVEFVELPRDVHPFFVATQAHPELKSRPTRPHPLFTGLVAAAVSRQQETQLPVDVEPAVVS is encoded by the coding sequence GTGTTCGTGACCGGAGGAGTCGCCTCCTCCCTCGGTAAGGGGCTCACCGCCTCCTCGTTGGGGAGCCTGCTCACCGCCCGCGGCCTGCGGGTCACCATGCAGAAGCTCGACCCCTACCTCAACGTCGACCCCGGGACGATGAACCCGTTCCAGCACGGTGAGGTGTTCGTCACCGAGGACGGCGCCGAGACCGACCTCGACGTCGGCCACTACGAGCGGTTCCTCGACCGCGACCTCACCAAGTCGGCCAACGTCACCACCGGCCAGGTGTACTCCGACGTCATCGCGAAGGAGCGCCGCGGCGAGTACCTGGGCGACACCGTCCAGGTCATCCCGCACATCACCAACGAGATCAAGGACCGCATGATCTCCATCGGCGACGGCGACGTCGACGTCGTCATCCACGAGATCGGCGGCACCGTCGGTGACATCGAGTCGCTGCCGTTCCTCGAGGCCGCGCGGCAGGTCCGCCACGACGTCGGCCGCGACCGCTGCTTCTTCCTGCACGTCTCGCTGGTGCCGTACCTCGCGCCGTCGGGCGAACTGAAGACGAAGCCGACGCAGCACTCCGTCGCCGCGCTGCGGCAGGTCGGCATCACACCCGACGCCATCGTGTGCCGGTCCGACCGGCCCATCCCGGCGGGCGTGAAGAAGAAGATCTCGCTGATGTGCGACGTCGACGCCGAGGCCGTCGTGGCCGCCGTCGACGCGCCGTCCATCTACGACATCCCGAAGGTGCTGCACACCGAGGGCCTCGACGCCTACGTCGTCAAACGGCTCGGTCTGTCCTTCCGCGACGTCGACTGGACGGCGTGGGACGAGCTGCTGCGCCGCGTCCACCACCCGCGCCACGACGTCACCGTCGCGCTGGTCGGCAAGTACGTCGACCTCCCCGACGCGTACCTGTCGGTCACCGAGGCGCTGCGGGCCGGCGGGTTCGCCAACGACGCCAAGGTGCACATCCGCTGGGTGCCGTCCGACGAGTGCGAGACGCCCGAGGGCGCCGCCGCCCAGCTCGGCGACGTCGACGGCGTCGTCATCCCGGGCGGGTTCGGCATCCGCGGCATCGAGGGCAAGATCGGCGCCATCCGGTACGCCCGCGAGCACCAGCTGCCGACGCTCGGCCTGTGCCTGGGCCTGCAGTGCATGGTCATCGAGTACGCCCGGTCCGAGGCCGGTCTGGTGCAGGCCAGCTCGGCCGAGTTCGACCCCGACACGCCCGAGCCGGTCATCGCGACCATGGAAGACCAGAAGGGCATCGTCGCCGGTCAGGGCGACCTCGGCGGCACCATGCGGCTGGGCTCGTACCCGGCGGTGCTGGGGGAGGGGACGCTGGCGCGCGAGCTGTACGGCGCGAGCCGCGTCACCGAGCGGCACCGGCACCGCTTCGAGGTGAACAACGAGCACCGCGACCGCCTGGTCAAGGCCGGGCTCGTGGTGTCCGGCACGTCGCCCGACGGCACGCTGGTCGAGTTCGTCGAGCTGCCCCGCGACGTCCACCCGTTCTTCGTCGCCACCCAGGCGCACCCCGAGCTGAAGTCGCGGCCGACCCGCCCGCACCCGCTGTTCACCGGGCTGGTCGCGGCGGCCGTCAGCCGGCAGCAGGAGACGCAGCTCCCGGTCGACGTCGAGCCGGCGGTCGTCTCCTAG
- a CDS encoding TetR/AcrR family transcriptional regulator, with product MPRPSSRDRILDALERILVDTGLHAVTLESVAEKAGVSKGGLLYHFPSKEALITGLARRLAEAVEAEFEQAERTDDVVGFFLRTSVPSSEDGAVYWSLLAALRTNDVASEEARRLVMYCFVRWAEILREHIDDPVTAEIVRLVGDGLYLSALAGLPMPDPALLDELRHRLTRDAKAGTSP from the coding sequence ATGCCGCGCCCTTCTTCTCGCGATCGCATCCTCGACGCGCTCGAGCGCATCCTCGTCGACACCGGCCTGCACGCGGTGACGCTGGAGTCCGTCGCCGAGAAGGCCGGAGTCTCGAAGGGCGGCCTGCTCTACCACTTCCCCAGCAAGGAAGCGCTGATCACCGGGCTGGCCCGGCGGCTGGCCGAGGCGGTCGAGGCGGAGTTCGAGCAGGCCGAACGCACCGACGACGTCGTCGGGTTCTTCCTGCGCACGTCGGTGCCGTCGTCGGAGGACGGCGCCGTCTACTGGTCCCTGCTGGCGGCGTTGCGCACCAACGACGTCGCCAGCGAGGAGGCCCGGCGGCTGGTGATGTACTGCTTCGTCCGGTGGGCGGAGATCCTGCGCGAGCACATCGACGACCCCGTGACGGCCGAGATCGTGCGGCTGGTCGGAGACGGCCTGTACCTGAGCGCGCTGGCCGGGCTGCCGATGCCGGACCCCGCCCTGCTGGACGAACTCCGGCACCGGCTGACGCGCGACGCAAAGGCGGGCACGTCGCCTTGA
- a CDS encoding Vps62-related protein, with the protein MVPALLALVAVAATTMPAALAPADAAAAATTAAGPPVAVMVDAIPAATTGGALAAATLDAVPVTAAASTTAGTDAAAAAATSGPPAAVPGASAPPSSVRTQEPEEDELVQRYAPVVRVREQLEPCGDGEPYLPVDVDVLMDNDGVALRGPWTTNDLVGIAPSADDIGAGLLDYHLDFPGDALDPGCGYEQWARTVSSGTVPTVYGRVVEDAARPDQLAVQYWFFYIFNDFNNLHEGDWEMIQLVFDAPDAAAALEVDPTSIGYSQHSGAERADWGDKKMEIVDGTHPVVYPAEGSHANFFSPALYLGASSATGVGCDDATGPHTQLRTRTDVVPTAGYQDGYPWLGFRGRWGERQEAFYNGPTGPNMKTQWTAPIRWSEDSWRDTSATVPLGASLTPTATDAFCGVVESGSNLLRQLIRNPPAVLVGLGVLVALLALIASRTSWGPGDPYPVRQRRSWGRIIVAAKRMYTRHPLLFMGIGLVYVPVMLLAAGLQWLLVEAGELTSLVDTDGDQNAATVFVVVLLGGAISLLAYFCVVAATAQALRDLDDGQPVTVLGAYRAVRAKLRPLALVAVRLVLVVWALLLFVFTAPLALIYAVRNGFAVQAVMMEDRPAGAAFHRSRDVVRGQWWRATAVAALVVGLGAITGPFVGVVLLLVSEGSFNVINLITALVYVVTIPFVALVLGYLYVDLSLRAGSPDAGEDRPEVPAGALP; encoded by the coding sequence ATGGTGCCGGCGCTGCTTGCCCTGGTCGCGGTTGCGGCGACGACGATGCCCGCGGCCCTGGCTCCGGCCGACGCCGCGGCGGCTGCGACGACGGCGGCTGGGCCGCCCGTTGCGGTCATGGTGGACGCCATTCCTGCCGCGACGACGGGTGGGGCACTCGCCGCCGCGACACTGGACGCGGTCCCCGTCACCGCCGCGGCGTCGACGACGGCCGGAACCGACGCAGCGGCGGCCGCGGCTACGAGCGGACCGCCCGCCGCCGTCCCAGGAGCGAGCGCGCCGCCGTCCTCCGTCCGGACGCAGGAGCCGGAGGAAGACGAGTTGGTCCAGCGGTACGCGCCGGTCGTGCGCGTCAGGGAGCAGCTGGAACCGTGCGGCGACGGTGAGCCGTACCTGCCGGTCGACGTCGACGTGCTGATGGACAACGACGGTGTGGCGCTGCGCGGCCCGTGGACGACCAACGACCTGGTGGGCATCGCGCCGAGCGCCGACGACATCGGCGCCGGCCTGCTCGACTACCACCTCGACTTCCCCGGCGACGCGCTCGACCCGGGGTGCGGCTACGAGCAGTGGGCCCGGACGGTCAGCAGCGGCACCGTGCCGACCGTCTACGGCCGGGTGGTCGAGGACGCCGCGCGGCCCGACCAGCTCGCCGTCCAGTACTGGTTCTTCTACATCTTCAACGACTTCAACAACCTGCACGAGGGCGACTGGGAGATGATCCAGCTCGTCTTCGACGCCCCCGACGCCGCGGCGGCGCTGGAGGTCGACCCGACGAGCATCGGCTACAGCCAGCACTCCGGCGCCGAGCGGGCCGACTGGGGCGACAAGAAGATGGAGATCGTCGACGGCACGCACCCGGTCGTCTACCCGGCGGAGGGTTCGCACGCGAACTTCTTCAGCCCGGCGCTGTACCTCGGCGCCAGCTCCGCGACCGGCGTGGGCTGCGACGACGCCACCGGGCCGCACACACAGCTGCGCACCCGCACCGACGTCGTCCCCACCGCCGGCTACCAGGACGGCTACCCGTGGCTGGGGTTCCGCGGCCGCTGGGGCGAGCGGCAGGAGGCGTTCTACAACGGCCCGACCGGCCCGAACATGAAGACCCAGTGGACGGCGCCGATCCGCTGGTCGGAGGACAGCTGGCGCGACACCAGCGCGACCGTCCCGCTCGGCGCGTCGCTCACCCCGACCGCCACCGACGCGTTCTGCGGCGTCGTCGAGAGCGGCTCCAACCTGCTGCGCCAGCTGATCCGCAACCCACCCGCGGTGCTGGTGGGCCTGGGCGTGCTCGTCGCGCTGCTGGCGCTGATCGCCAGCCGCACCAGCTGGGGCCCCGGCGACCCGTACCCCGTCAGGCAGCGGCGCAGCTGGGGCCGGATCATCGTCGCCGCGAAGCGCATGTACACGCGGCACCCGCTGCTGTTCATGGGGATCGGGCTGGTGTACGTGCCGGTCATGCTGCTGGCGGCGGGGTTGCAGTGGCTGCTGGTCGAGGCCGGCGAACTGACGTCGCTGGTCGACACCGACGGCGACCAGAACGCGGCGACGGTGTTCGTCGTCGTGCTGCTGGGCGGGGCGATCTCGCTGCTCGCGTACTTCTGCGTCGTGGCGGCGACGGCGCAGGCGCTGCGCGACCTCGACGACGGGCAGCCGGTGACGGTGCTGGGGGCGTACCGCGCGGTGCGGGCCAAGCTGCGGCCGCTGGCGCTGGTGGCGGTGCGGCTGGTGCTCGTGGTGTGGGCGCTGCTGCTGTTCGTCTTCACGGCGCCGCTCGCGCTGATCTACGCGGTGCGCAACGGGTTCGCCGTCCAGGCCGTCATGATGGAGGACCGCCCGGCGGGCGCGGCGTTCCACCGCAGCCGCGACGTCGTGCGTGGTCAGTGGTGGCGGGCGACGGCGGTGGCGGCGCTGGTGGTGGGGCTGGGCGCGATCACGGGGCCGTTCGTGGGGGTCGTGCTGCTGCTGGTGTCAGAGGGCTCGTTCAACGTGATCAACCTGATCACCGCGCTGGTCTACGTCGTCACCATCCCGTTCGTCGCGCTCGTGCTCGGCTACCTGTACGTCGATCTGAGCCTGCGGGCCGGATCACCTGACGCGGGTGAGGACCGGCCGGAGGTGCCCGCGGGAGCCTTGCCGTGA
- a CDS encoding potassium channel family protein: protein MRNVLRSVGILACTIVVYYTLPLGAPDAPPEIVGAAAFVAGVAGLIWLTLHEVRRFAAHLGQTRARVSGLLAVLYVVVVFFALAYYLMERNDPAQFDGLSTRTDSLYFAVVTLGTVGYGDVHAVGQPARIAAMVQIVFDLVVIGALFAVASSQIAHRLSVVRAESERGDADPPGITREG, encoded by the coding sequence GTGAGGAACGTCCTGCGCAGTGTGGGCATCCTGGCCTGCACGATCGTGGTCTATTACACGCTGCCGCTGGGCGCGCCGGACGCGCCGCCGGAGATCGTCGGCGCGGCGGCGTTCGTGGCTGGCGTGGCCGGCCTGATCTGGCTGACGTTGCACGAGGTCCGCCGATTCGCCGCGCATCTCGGCCAGACGCGGGCCCGGGTGTCCGGCCTGCTGGCTGTGCTCTACGTCGTGGTGGTGTTCTTCGCCCTGGCGTACTACCTGATGGAGCGCAACGACCCGGCCCAGTTCGACGGCCTGAGCACCCGCACCGACTCGCTCTACTTCGCCGTCGTCACGCTGGGCACGGTCGGGTACGGCGACGTGCACGCGGTCGGTCAGCCGGCGCGGATCGCGGCGATGGTGCAGATCGTGTTCGACCTGGTCGTGATCGGCGCGCTGTTCGCCGTCGCGTCGTCGCAGATCGCCCACCGGCTGAGCGTCGTGCGGGCGGAGAGCGAACGCGGCGACGCCGACCCGCCCGGGATCACCCGCGAGGGGTGA
- a CDS encoding copper transporter, translated as MIDFRYHLVSIIAVFFALAAGIVLGAGPLGDTVDDTLAEQTSSLRDENRDLRQQLEDTERDTAYQQAFLEEVTPRLVTGQLEGEYVGVIALPGADEETVTAVRDTLAQAGATADLTVRIEPTWTDPDSEPTLDELATELVSSGTELPTEGGGYARGAAVLASALMAPPTEPGASHETIDTATVTAFEESDLITLEQDASVAPSMAVLVAGNVSGDDAEDRLDRLATLVGSIDAADAGTVVAGPASTAEDGLLRTIRDNGDLAEVVSTVDSVDLPSGRAAVVFALSEQAGGGSGQYGVVGETDGALPPVPEEPGASVTDEPTEGSSS; from the coding sequence GTGATCGACTTTCGCTACCACCTGGTCTCGATCATCGCTGTCTTCTTCGCGTTGGCGGCCGGCATCGTGCTCGGCGCGGGCCCGCTCGGCGACACCGTCGACGACACGCTGGCCGAGCAGACGTCGTCGCTGCGCGACGAGAACCGCGACCTGCGCCAGCAGCTCGAGGACACCGAACGCGACACCGCGTACCAGCAGGCCTTCCTCGAGGAGGTCACGCCGCGGCTGGTCACCGGCCAGCTCGAGGGCGAGTACGTCGGCGTCATCGCGCTGCCGGGCGCCGACGAAGAGACCGTCACCGCCGTGCGCGACACGCTGGCGCAGGCCGGCGCGACGGCCGACCTCACCGTGCGCATCGAGCCGACGTGGACCGACCCCGACTCCGAGCCGACGCTCGACGAGCTGGCCACCGAGCTCGTGTCGTCCGGCACCGAGCTGCCCACCGAGGGCGGCGGCTACGCCCGCGGCGCCGCGGTGCTGGCGTCCGCGCTGATGGCGCCGCCCACCGAGCCCGGAGCCTCGCACGAGACCATCGACACCGCCACGGTCACGGCGTTCGAGGAGTCCGACCTCATCACGCTCGAGCAGGACGCGTCGGTGGCGCCGTCCATGGCGGTGCTGGTGGCGGGCAACGTCTCCGGCGACGACGCGGAGGACCGGCTGGACCGGCTGGCCACGCTGGTGGGCAGCATCGACGCCGCCGACGCCGGCACCGTCGTGGCCGGTCCCGCCTCGACCGCCGAGGACGGCCTGCTGCGCACCATCCGCGACAACGGCGACCTCGCCGAGGTCGTGTCCACCGTCGACTCCGTCGACCTGCCCAGCGGCCGCGCGGCCGTCGTCTTCGCACTGAGCGAGCAGGCCGGTGGCGGCTCCGGCCAGTACGGCGTGGTCGGCGAGACCGACGGCGCGCTGCCGCCGGTGCCCGAGGAACCCGGCGCGTCGGTCACCGACGAGCCCACCGAGGGGAGCTCGTCGTGA
- a CDS encoding SHOCT domain-containing protein, producing the protein MDDYPLLNLFLTMLWFFLFIAWIWLLVTLLTDVFRSKDLGGWTKALWTIFILVLPLFGALIYLIARGSGMAERMAADYQRRDDAFREYVRDAASDGAGASTADELTKLARLRDEGVLSPEEFQSQKAKLLV; encoded by the coding sequence ATGGACGATTACCCGCTCCTCAACCTGTTCCTGACGATGCTCTGGTTCTTCCTGTTCATCGCCTGGATCTGGTTGCTGGTGACACTGCTCACCGACGTGTTCCGCAGCAAGGACCTCGGCGGCTGGACGAAGGCGCTCTGGACGATCTTCATCCTGGTGCTGCCGCTGTTCGGTGCGCTGATCTACCTGATCGCGCGTGGTTCCGGCATGGCCGAGCGGATGGCCGCCGACTACCAGCGCCGCGACGACGCGTTCCGCGAGTACGTGCGCGACGCGGCGAGCGACGGGGCCGGCGCGAGCACGGCGGACGAGCTGACGAAGCTGGCGCGGCTGCGCGACGAGGGGGTGCTGAGCCCGGAGGAGTTCCAGTCGCAGAAGGCGAAGCTGCTGGTCTGA
- the murJ gene encoding murein biosynthesis integral membrane protein MurJ: MSARRVAAGAAAGIAGGAALIAVVSVLARVVGFGRQLVFQSQVGETLLGSVYATANAIPNVVFEIVAGGALAGAVVPLLAAAAGRGDHEHVRQTVSALLGWTLVLLVPVALLGVLIAGPLMELMLGDAGGSEGVTVGRSMLLLFLPQIPLYGIAVVTAGTLQAHRRFLAAALAPVVSSLVVAGAYVAFGAVFTGDANDLGTVDRGDELVLAGGTTLGVLALALATLLPMLLRVTGLRPTLRFPDGVRRRAVVLAGAGLVTLVAQQLAYLTSYLMSNEHGGTGGAVTYLNSWMVFLLPYAVLAVPIATAAFPRLSEHAETSRSSYAEVLARSTRAVVLVSLLGAAVLTAVAWPVARFFAAIGAGDAPPERMAWALVAFAPGLVGYGLVAHLGRALYARGRGKTAAAATAAGWLVVIGLAVALTSSVGEDGTTAALGVAHTAGLSVAGVLLLAGVVRDSGGVALTGVARTFVVGAVAAGVGGAAGWAVASAFGPGSTASLVVAGVAAAATVTAVAGVLAWPVLRTDLKALLRR; encoded by the coding sequence GTGAGCGCGCGCCGGGTCGCCGCCGGGGCGGCCGCCGGGATCGCCGGGGGCGCGGCGCTGATCGCCGTGGTCAGCGTGCTGGCCCGGGTGGTCGGCTTCGGCCGCCAGCTGGTCTTCCAGTCGCAGGTCGGCGAGACGCTGCTCGGCAGCGTGTACGCGACCGCCAACGCCATCCCCAACGTCGTCTTCGAGATCGTCGCCGGCGGCGCCCTGGCCGGCGCCGTCGTCCCGCTGCTGGCCGCCGCGGCCGGGCGGGGCGACCACGAGCACGTCCGGCAGACGGTGTCGGCGCTGCTCGGCTGGACGCTGGTGCTGCTGGTGCCGGTGGCGCTGCTCGGCGTGCTGATCGCGGGGCCGCTGATGGAGCTCATGCTGGGCGACGCCGGCGGCTCGGAGGGCGTCACCGTCGGGCGTTCCATGCTGCTGCTGTTCCTGCCGCAGATCCCGCTGTACGGCATCGCCGTCGTGACCGCCGGGACGCTGCAGGCGCACCGCCGCTTCCTGGCGGCGGCGCTGGCGCCGGTGGTGTCGAGCCTGGTGGTGGCCGGGGCGTACGTGGCGTTCGGCGCGGTCTTCACCGGCGACGCGAACGACCTCGGCACCGTCGACCGCGGCGACGAGCTGGTGCTGGCCGGCGGCACGACGCTCGGCGTGCTCGCCCTGGCGCTGGCGACGCTGCTGCCGATGCTGCTGCGGGTGACCGGGCTGCGGCCGACGCTGCGCTTCCCCGACGGCGTCAGGCGGCGGGCCGTCGTGCTGGCCGGCGCCGGGCTGGTGACGCTGGTCGCGCAGCAGCTGGCGTACCTGACGTCGTACCTGATGTCGAACGAGCACGGCGGCACCGGCGGCGCGGTGACCTACCTGAACAGCTGGATGGTGTTCCTGCTGCCGTACGCCGTGCTGGCGGTCCCGATCGCGACGGCGGCGTTCCCGCGGCTGTCCGAGCACGCCGAGACGTCGCGCTCGTCGTACGCGGAGGTCCTGGCCCGCTCGACCCGCGCGGTCGTGCTGGTGTCGCTGCTGGGCGCGGCGGTGCTGACGGCGGTGGCGTGGCCCGTGGCGCGGTTCTTCGCCGCCATCGGGGCCGGCGACGCGCCGCCGGAGCGCATGGCGTGGGCATTGGTGGCGTTCGCGCCGGGGCTCGTCGGCTACGGGCTGGTCGCGCACCTGGGCCGGGCCCTGTACGCGCGCGGACGGGGCAAGACGGCGGCCGCGGCCACGGCGGCCGGCTGGCTGGTGGTCATCGGGCTGGCGGTCGCGCTGACGTCGTCCGTGGGGGAGGACGGGACCACGGCGGCGCTCGGCGTGGCGCACACGGCCGGGCTGAGCGTGGCCGGCGTGCTGCTGCTGGCCGGCGTCGTGCGCGACTCCGGCGGCGTGGCGCTGACGGGGGTGGCGCGGACGTTCGTGGTGGGCGCGGTGGCGGCGGGTGTGGGCGGGGCGGCCGGGTGGGCGGTCGCGTCGGCGTTCGGGCCGGGGTCCACGGCGTCGCTGGTGGTCGCCGGCGTGGCGGCCGCGGCGACGGTGACGGCGGTCGCGGGCGTCCTGGCCTGGCCGGTGCTGCGCACCGACCTCAAGGCGCTGCTGCGCCGCTGA
- a CDS encoding RDD family protein: MSGAGLVSRSAAAVVDVAVVAAATALVGVVLSGIRYTVAGPPFALPSLPGWAFGAGHSVLVVAYLTTGWALIGRTPGQQVLGLRVVTLAGRSPGTWPPGVGRALVRAVVVVVFPIGVLWTLVSRDTRAVWDLVAGTAVVYDPPREAAR, encoded by the coding sequence GTGAGCGGGGCGGGCCTGGTGTCGCGGTCGGCGGCGGCGGTGGTCGACGTCGCCGTGGTGGCGGCTGCGACGGCGCTGGTGGGCGTGGTGCTGAGCGGGATCCGGTACACGGTGGCGGGACCGCCGTTCGCGCTGCCGTCGCTGCCGGGGTGGGCGTTCGGCGCCGGGCATTCGGTGCTGGTGGTCGCCTACCTGACCACGGGCTGGGCGCTGATCGGGCGGACGCCCGGCCAGCAGGTGCTCGGCCTGCGGGTCGTGACACTGGCCGGCCGGTCGCCCGGGACGTGGCCGCCGGGCGTCGGCCGGGCGCTGGTGCGCGCCGTCGTCGTGGTGGTGTTCCCGATCGGGGTGCTGTGGACGCTGGTCAGCCGCGACACCCGCGCCGTCTGGGATCTGGTGGCGGGGACTGCGGTGGTGTACGACCCGCCGAGGGAGGCGGCACGGTGA
- a CDS encoding glycosyltransferase family 4 protein, which translates to MRLTIVVGMTAGGVGMHVRSLVQRLGGLGIEVGVAGPPETEERFDFTGAGARFAPVRIGSAPNPPADLAAVRSLRRAFRGTDVVHAHGFRAAALSGLALGRRRTGRVPLLATWHNAVIATGPKRVLIAGLERLAARRADVTLGVSSDLVARARELGAPDVRLAPVAAPRVQPAKRDADAVRAELGAGDRPLLLAVNRLAEQKGLDVLLAAAARWAGRTPSPLVVVAGDGPLEAELAAAVARDDLPVRLLGRRSDIPDLLGAADVYVLTSVWEGRPLVIQEAMQVGLPVVTTAAGGVPELVGDGATIVPVGDVAAVADAVSALLDDPSARAELGERGRKQAGTWPDEDDNARLVADLCRDLAGR; encoded by the coding sequence ATGAGGCTGACGATCGTCGTCGGCATGACGGCGGGGGGCGTCGGCATGCACGTGCGGTCGCTGGTGCAGCGGCTGGGCGGGCTCGGCATCGAGGTCGGCGTGGCCGGCCCGCCGGAGACCGAGGAACGGTTCGACTTCACCGGCGCCGGGGCCCGGTTCGCGCCGGTCCGCATCGGCAGCGCGCCGAACCCGCCGGCCGACCTCGCGGCGGTCCGGTCGCTGCGGCGGGCGTTCCGCGGCACCGACGTCGTGCACGCGCACGGGTTCCGGGCCGCCGCACTGTCCGGGCTGGCGCTCGGCCGCCGGCGTACGGGACGGGTCCCGCTGCTGGCCACCTGGCACAACGCCGTCATCGCGACCGGCCCGAAGCGGGTGCTGATCGCCGGGCTGGAACGGCTGGCGGCGCGCCGGGCCGACGTCACGCTCGGCGTCTCGTCAGACCTCGTCGCCCGGGCCCGCGAGCTCGGCGCGCCGGACGTCCGGCTGGCCCCGGTCGCGGCGCCGCGCGTGCAGCCCGCGAAGCGCGACGCCGACGCCGTCCGGGCCGAGCTGGGCGCCGGGGACCGCCCGCTGCTGCTGGCGGTGAACCGGCTGGCCGAGCAGAAGGGCCTGGACGTCCTGCTGGCGGCCGCCGCCCGCTGGGCCGGGCGCACCCCGTCGCCGCTGGTCGTCGTGGCCGGGGACGGCCCCCTGGAGGCCGAGCTGGCCGCGGCCGTGGCCCGCGACGACCTGCCGGTGCGGCTGCTCGGCCGGCGCTCCGACATCCCCGACCTGCTGGGCGCCGCCGACGTCTACGTGCTGACGTCGGTCTGGGAAGGCCGCCCCCTGGTGATCCAGGAGGCCATGCAGGTGGGCCTGCCCGTGGTGACGACGGCGGCCGGCGGCGTGCCCGAGCTGGTCGGCGACGGCGCCACGATCGTGCCGGTGGGCGACGTCGCGGCCGTCGCCGACGCCGTCAGCGCCCTGCTCGACGACCCGAGTGCCCGGGCCGAGCTGGGGGAGCGGGGCCGCAAGCAGGCCGGGACCTGGCCCGACGAGGACGACAACGCCCGGCTGGTCGCCGACCTCTGCCGGGACCTCGCCGGGCGTTGA